ttttctaaaTTGATGAATCCTTCTAGCAACCGAACACCCTTCATTGTACATGGTCtagttttggatattcttgaaatgaccccaacttttgcagGAAGGTGGGCATTGCCCATGGTAGGCACCAGTGATAGGTTTGAATGATTTCTGACACCGCATGCAACTTGCGACACGCCCGATCATTTATCGGTCTTTTTTCATCGgaaaaactccagaaaatgcagaacttgttgaaaacccaaacaacttggcatggtgtcttgaattggtcatacaaggccatgaAAAAATTAGGTCCATTTCAAGGATGTGAAGAAAACAACATGCTCTCAAAGAGAGCCTTCTGGCAACCGAACACCCTTTATTGAACATGGTCTAGTTTCGGACATTCTTGAAATAACCACAACTTTTTTAAGTAGGTGAGCATGTCCATGGTAGACATCCATGTCAAGTTTGAATGATTTATGACATCGTATACAAGTCGCGACACGTCCGACCATTTATCGACCTTTTTTGGTTGAGAAAACTCCAGAAAACGCAAAATtcatcaaaaaaacaaaaaaaaaagttgGCATGGTGCATTTAGTTGGCCATACAAGGTCATATAAAAAATTGGGGCAATTTCATGGATGTCGAAACACAACGTGCTCTCAGGCGGAGCTTTCTGACCTACTTGAATACACTCATTTGAACATGGTCTATTTTTAGATATCCTTCAAATGACCACAACTTTTCCAAGAAGTTGAGCATGCACATGTTAGGCATCTATGTCAAGTTTGAACTATTTTCGACAGTGTATGCAAGTTGCCACATGTCCGagcatttattttcttttttttaccgagaaaactctagaaaatgcaaaAATTATTGAAAACCAAAACAACTTGCCATGGTGTCTTGAATTGGCCATACAAGGCCATGGGAATAATTGGGGCCATTTAATGGATGTCTATTTTTGGATACGCTTGCAATAACCCAACTTTTGCAAGCAGGTGGGCCTACCCATGGTAGGaatccatgccaagtttgaacgattttcgacaccgtatgcaagttgcgacacgttCGGCAATTTATCACCCTTTTTTGACAAAGAAAGCTTCAGAAAATGTAAAATTTGTAGAAAACCAAAAAACCTTGGCATGGTGCCCTGAATTGTTGCCAGTGAAAAAAATTAGGTCATTGGACGGATGTcgagaaaaaacatgctcctaaacgGAGCCTTCTGACCTACCCCGACACCCTACGTTGAACATGGTGATTTTTCTACACGAATACAAAAAAATCGAGCAAATTGAAAAAAATTGTTACAAATTTTTATTCGTAGTTTTCTTGAAATTCCAAATTTAATAGTGACTTTCCtaaaatgttaaaagaaaaatgttCGGGTTCAAAATTTTGTTAGCTCTTtgtaaaaatgtttgtgttttgacATTATGAGCAATTTGAAAATACAAAAACATTCCAAGGAATTCATAAAATGTTCGCATTTTTGAAATAATTGTTCATAGTTTCAGAAAATGTCCATGTTTTCAGTTTTGTTCCTCTTACAAGAAAATGTTcgtattttaaaaaaaaaattgtaGTTTCAAGAAATGTTCTCACTTTCAATTGTGCTCTTATTTTTCTAAAACAAAGTTTGAGGGTCTGAAACGTTGTTCACAAAAGGTTTGTGTTTAAAAAAATATGTTCacagattttgaaaatgtttggATTTAAAAAAAATTACTTTGTGAAACAGAAATTCACAtacgaaatttcaaaaaaaatagatCGTTTTGGACTAGTGATGTTATGCACTCGCAGGAGCTTGTGTGTTAGATCCGCGCACCCATTTATGTATTTGTGAATTGGTGTTAAAGTGTTGCCGCTTTCACTAATTCTTTAGGTCCTTAGGCGTGGCAGTCTGTAGCACTTGAGTTAGGCAGCCGAAGTGgctagcagcggttggaattgtacGGTTGGTCGTGAGTTCGATACCCACATAGGGCGTAATTTTTGTTGATTTTCCagcgcaaatgggccggcccaggttagCTGTGCCTGTGCCGTATTCCAGCGTAGAGGAGGTCCTCCTACGTACAAAACTGGATACGATTTGTCAAAAGTCTAAATTACCCTTTATACGCTTTGTGAGGGGGGGTGTACCGAAGCATTCCTCTTGAATTCCATGGTGCATGCTCGTGCGTAGCGTACGCACGCAGGTAAGCAAGAGATCTGAATAGTATGTTAAGCTTTGAGTCATGCGACCGTCCCGCGAATTTAGACAAGCCCAAACGTTTACCTACTCGAACATAAGCAAAATATGCACCATATAGATGCTTACTTACCCATGCATGCATGTAAGCGCCAAAACATATTCCGTGTTACCAGTGGACACACGCTAGCTATATATCAATATATGCATGTATGATAGGCTGATAGCAAGCGACCTGAAAATATAAAATGCCGCCGGGTCTATCTATCTACTATTCATGGCCATGGTCATCACGATCGATGAGACTATAGCTATCAGAGGAAGTAGACTAATCAAAGCCGGTGGAGGTAGCAGCTAAGTGTGATACAGGTTAAAGTCAATATATAGTATAGATTTGTTTTTTGTAAATATTCATATTGTTTTCTATAAATTTTGTCAAACTttataaaatttgagtttagtcaaAGTTAAtattgcggagtaaataaaaacgaagggagcTAGTATGGACCCTTCGTATTTCTGCATTCTTGTGTTGGTCCACACTACCGTCCATGTGCGTTCAGCGTACATAATTCTACATTTTCTATCGGGGTCTTTGTTACTATATGCAAGTGAATGTATATATTAGTTGGAGTTAGTCGACAACTACGTCAATACATATATAGATGGTATACGTGTAGCCTTGAATGTTGGCATATAACTAGAGATGACCCATACGCATAAACAGTGTAGTCAATATATATATGGTATACGTTTAGCCTAGAAAGTTGGCATATAATAACTAGAGATGACCCATACACATAAACAGTGTACTAATCTTGACTAGTCTTGGTCTATGCTTAATTCCCTAACTGATAATTAAGCTTACCCTTGATTATCATCACATGGCTAATTTCAGCGTGACAACGGCGGCTCATACTTTTCAGCTATCATGCCGCCTTTTCGCCAAGTCTTTAATTAAAGGCTTACCCGCAATCTTCTTTCTGCCTCGGCGATCTATTGGCTAGCGCGTAGACAACACACCCAATTTACATATTTGTCTATATTCTTCTTTGTCATTTGTGTTTTGTTCCTCGCAGAGGCTTTACTTCCTTGTTTCAAAATGCTTTGCATAATAGTTTTGCCTCAAGCCATATTTTGTGAAGTTTGATCaagttatatacaaatatatatcaAATGTAAAAAGCAACACCCCGCAAAAAGAAATCCCGCAAAAAACAATGTAAAAAGCAACACCAAAATCATTACGATTAGATCCATCATGGAGTATATCTAGATTTTGATATTATTTTAATATAAAAATGATAGATTTGGACTGACTTTGATTTAAGACCAAACTAATATGCAAAGTATTTTCAAATTAGGAGTACGTATATAGCCACGTGATACATATCCTTTCCGTAGGGCTTTACCTATACTCCCAAAAGGTTCCATATAAAGAAAGTGAATTACATTCCTTTACCACCTAAGATTAAATTTTTGATACTTTCTACCTCATTTAGCGGAAAAATCTCTAAAATGCCCCCGTACATTGGAGCAAATTTGTTTTTACCCGTTTTAAGTTTTGTCCCGTTTGGTCAGGTAGGGATCGCTTTCAGTACACCACGGCGCACCGAATAAGATGCCAAATGGGTATCTCCTTCCCAAGTGGCGTGCCTGGTGCAACAACTAGGGCAGGTGAGTTTGCTAAGCTTGCTCAGATTCGGTGCTCGGCCAGTGACTCGTGTtgaggggagggggtggggggcatATGGAGGTCGATTTGGGGGGTGTGGAGCACATGTAGAGGCTGGCGCAAACGAAGGCGTAGGTCCGCCGGCGCCCCATATTACCGCGTCAAACGTGGCCCCAAGGAAGGCGCCATCGATGTGGTACTGGCTTTGTGCACCATGTCGGGCTGACAATATATGCCAAGCTTTAAGATGGATAGAAGCTACCCCGCCAAAAAAAAGATGGATAGAAGCTAGAACAGACTTTCTTAAGTTGTATATTTTGGAGAAATTCTGCTAAACCGTGTAAAAAGTGTGCATGCATGCTCAATCGTAAAAGAAGGATAAAAAGTGGAATCCACTATTAGAAGATGAAGCTAGCTACTTAGCTAGTTGATCGTGCACGTACACACGTAGCTTGGGAATTCCATTAGGTGCACGTGCACGTGGCTGTGTGTTGGATGCGAATTTGCCAGTACTTACCAACTCATGTGACTTTACCCTAAAAAAAAACCTATGTGACTTTTTACCGACATGAATGATGAGCAATATCAAAAACTCGTGTGCCAAACCGATTAACCGAATGGAAAATGTTTCCCCACGCCGGACGGCATCTCGCTCGTGTCGCATGCCTCTATTCTCCAAAGCTCCTTTCTTTCTCGGGgcagctaagggcatctccagccggccCCCCAGGATGCCCCCCACGAGCATTTTTTGGACGCCGGCGCTTAATTTTTCTCCCAGCCGGGACCCCAAGAGTTCAAATAGCGCCGGATTTGATCGAAGTTACGTCCGGCGGTCCCGATCCAAACTAAAAAAGCCGGGAGGCACTTGGGGGCGCCGGCGctcttttttgcatgcaaaacCCCCACATGTCGGCCtctctcctcactctctctcctttTTTTCCTGCTAGGCCCACCCGTGCATGTGGGAATCTTTCCCTCGCCCAGCCCCGCCTTCTCCGTCCCGCCCCGCCGAGCTCGCCGCCCCGCCTGCTCCGCCCGCGCGCTCGcctccgcccccgcagcctcccccgCCGGCTCGCGCTCGCGCCCTCCTCTGCTCCACCAGGTCGCCTCCCCCGCCTCGCTCTGGCTCGCGCTTGCCCCCTCCGCCAGGTCGCCTCCCCCGCCGTGCTCTAGCTCGCGCTCTCGCGGCTATGTTGCTTGCTTCGGGTGAAAGGCTTTGCTTGGACTGCGTGGCGCCGTGGCATGGGCGGGCGCCCGACTCCGCCCCCGCGGCATGCCGGAGCCGCGGCAGCTCGTCCGCTGGCGCGTGGTTGTGGCGTGGCCGGGCCGGAGCTCGCTGCGTGTGGCCATGGCGTgtgggcgggcgggcgggcgggcgcggCGCTGCCTGGGCGGATGGGCGCGGCTGTGGGCTCGATCGTCCTCGCCCTCGTCGTCGGGAGAGCAACAAGGAGGAGGACGACCAGTGGACGCTCTTCATCGATCTGCCGGTGCTGGAGGCCGCCACCGCCGGCTTCTCCGACAGCAACCTGCTCGGTCGCAGCGGCTTCGGCCCCGTCTACAAGGCAAGCGAccagcaacctcctcctcctccttgttgctCACGCCGTCGTCCTCGCGCGGTGCCTCGACGACGCCGTCGTCGGGAAGGAGCAGAGACAGTGGAGGACGCCATGATGAGGTAGGGCGCAGCTGTGGCCTGgacggcgcggcgcgggcgggACGCGTCTACTACGCCCGCCGGCCACCGCGTCCTGGGCGCCCGTCCCGTccccgtgcagcccgctgacggggcGCGTCGAGGCGGCGAGCAGCGGGCGCGGCCGCGGTCAAGATGCTCGATGAAATGTTGCTGCCTCCGTGGGAGCCCAGCGCTGCTCGTGCTCATGTCCGTGTGGTCTTCCGCCAGGCCTCCGTCGACGCTCGTGCTCCTCCGCTAGCTGGAGGTCGTCGACGCCGCCGCGGTCAAGGTGCTCGACGAAATGACGCTCCGATTGTGGAAGTCCAACGCTGCTCGTGGGGAGGCAACGAGTGAAAGTGGTTTGGCCTCCGAGGCCTAAGTTCTCGCCGGCAGCCCCCCAGGAGGCGAAAAAAGGTGCCTCCTGAGAGGGCAAACGGCTAGAGATGCCCTAAAACTCCAAAGCTTCTACAGCGACGCAGTGCGCACACAACACATATTCGACTAATTAATCCAATCACGTGTCCATGTGGATGCGTATGCTCGTACCTATCTATAGAGCAAAACtttaaaattgaaaaagtttggtaGTATAATCTGCAGTAATTATCGATATAATCTGCAGTAATTACCAACTGCATGCAAGTGAccattagtactccctctgttcattttTATAGACGTTTTAGATAATTCAGACCGTGCCTAAAACAGTTCAAAACTAGCTGTCCAAAACGTCTTATAAaaacgaacggagggagtagtagaattgtTCACTTGATTAGTTTGTCTGAATAGTATGGACGTATATATCACGGACTATTGTGCACGGCAATTAGTTACCAGCAGTCGTGTTTTTCAACGGCATACAGCGACAGTTAACTCACAGAGCATCCCGCAAAATAAAAAGTTAACTCACAGAGCAACCATCCAAAGCTCCCCATGAATTATTGCCTCTTCTGGTTGTTATTTTTTCAAACCTGTCCAAAATGTCAAAGGCCGGTCTGAACTCCGAACACTTGATGCATGAATCGGCAAAGTCAACCAGACTTACACCCGAAGTTACTGCTgcaagttttttttttctttctgtttgcACCCGCACACGTTGATCATATCGGCATTGACAAGTTTTTCTTCTGTCTTCGGATTTTGTTCTGTGGTGTGGAATGTGAAATGAACGAATGATCACTAGAAATTCTTGTTTTGGAGGCGCAATTTTTCTACGATATGGTATGGAAAGTTCGTTGAAAAAAAAACCTGGCACCCATATTTGCTTGTGTGAATGGACACCAccatgttttattttttttattttttttgcaggaCACCGCCATGTTGTTGCAACTATGGGTGTCTCCAATTTGGTTATCCAGGATAAAGTCGAATTAGCCATATTCATGTTGCTCAATGGCCTTAATGATGGTTTTGCAACTGCATTCAAAGACGGAGATGAGTGGCGAGCAGGGGCATTAGAACCCTTGTTTGCTGATAAGTTTGTTATATCCGCTCCCTGATAAAGTTTACAATACTAAATCAGGCAACTGATGCTTGTCAAGATCAAAAGTTGGCTCCGTCCTTGATCGAGTTTGTTAAGTCTGTGTTGGTAGATAAGTGGGCTGATCGAGGGTGTCCTATCTGTTTGTGGACGAGTATCTATTGTGTGGGTTTCCTATAGTTACCGAATAAATCTCTTCTACTTATTTAGTAGAGTGAGATCTTTGGACAACTGTTTCAAAAAATATAGCCCCCTCCCACTCCCAAAATAATATTGACTATACATGGTTAGCTCTTAGTAGAGTCCAAACTTTGCCTCGGAGATTGGATCTAGGTGGACGGGACACATGGCAGTGTGATGACCGTCGATGATAGCATGGCGTGCCCAAAAAGAAGCTGTTAGTGACGAGCCAAAAGGCTGGAACTCACGTGGTCTACTTTGGCGCATCCAACTAAATCCTTGGTGAACTAGTTGATGCACCGAATTACTACGCCCTGGCGCAACTAGTCTAATGGCGCATAAAACTCAAAATTGTGATGACACACACAAAACCAGTCTGATACATTAAACATGTGATCTAAACCATTTAGCTCACTTCCGGGTGAAAGCTCTggaagggagggaggaggaggcaagTTAATTGACAAGTAACTTGACCAGATCCACATGTAACTTTTCCTTGTTTGGTGCAAAGTCATAGAGGCGGTGCCTAGCCTAGCTTCTTTTTTTTtgcggattttttttttttttgcttgggGCTCTCTTGTAGCCTAGCTCACAGCCACATCTTTTTCTATGAGTTTGTAGCCAAAATCTGTAGGAAATCCTCGCGGTCGGTGAATAGTCGCGCAATGAAACTAGCTAGACAGGGGTGATGAACCTAGGAGAGGGAGATAGTAGTTTAGCGAATCCTGGAGATCACCAGGAAGTTGGGGTCGACGTCCATAGCTTTAACGAGCGGACTCCACTGCTACAAGAGAGCGGTCAATTTGAACAAGCAATCAGATAGGGAAAATAAGTTCAACAGTAAACTCGTCACAAGTCGTCCATAAATACCAACAAAGCACGGAAagggaaaaccaaaaaaaaaacacGGATAAATTGCCTCGATTGATTAGCGAACAGCGGGAACAAATCAGGAAAGCTGCTTGGATTCCAGTCAGCATTCAGCCACGATCATATGCAACTCCAAGCGAGTTTATCTACAGCACATCTAATGATCTAAATAGGATGTGCACCGTGTTTTCATTCTCTCCAGAAAGAGAACATGTCGCCATAGCATTGCCATTGTATTTTAAATTTTTATCACTAGCTGGGAGACGACGCGCGATTTCCTGACAAGGGAATATTTTGATCTTAAGCGGGATCTTTGCATCCCAGACGCCATTGAATCGATTGGAGCGTCACCCTACGCAATGATTGGAGTAAAGGGACTTAACAAAGCACTTGCCAGAGGACGAGCGAGGACAAAGGAGCTGATCAGAAGCCTCTCATAGGTTTGGGAACAGGGCAGTGAGCTCTTCCCAGTTCACCACCTCTACGGGAGACAAGGATCGGGGGAAACCAAAATCCCAGTCATTAGCAGCTACCTTTGAAATGGAGATCTTTGGGTTAGAATAATAGGAAAACATAACCGGGAATGAGATCCTAAGGGGGGTCACCCTCCTGCCTCCGGTCTAACCAAAAGCCAACCATGGTCACCAAACTAGCCTCAAATTTGATCAGCGAACGACATTCATCATGAACTTTAACCAAAGATTTCCAGAATTTGGATTCTGGACCCTCCTGTAGGATTGGCATTCAAGGGATCCACGTGGACCACGTCAGGAAAATACTTGGCCATTTGAAGTCTAAGCCATAACACTTGAGGCGAATTATGATGAATGCACCACCACCACTTCATGATTATACATTTGTTCATTAAGGAGGTTTTAATGATGCCCGCCCCTATAGGTTTTGGGTCTGCCAATGATTTTTCATTTAACCAATCGGTATTTCTTCTTGTTGTCTATCGTATTACAGTAAAAAAGCATTGCGATCTTTGTCGAAACTACCATGATTAGTCGCAGAAAGGCGATAAAATCCCATAGTATAAACANNNNNNNNNNNNNNNNNNNNNNNNNNNNNNNNNNNNNNNNNNNNNNNNNNNNNNNNNNNNNNNNNNNNNNNNNNNNNNNNNNNNNNNNNNNNNNNNNNNNNNNNNNNNNNNNNNNNNNNNNNNNNNNNNNNNNNNNNNNNNNNNNNNNNNNNNNNNNNNNNNNNNNNNNNNNNNNNNNNNNNNNNNNNNNNNNNNNNNNNNNNNNNNNNNNNNNNNNNNNNNNNNNNNNNNNNNNNNNNNNNNNNNNNNNNNNNNNNNNNNNNNNNNNCGCCAAGTGGCACCTCTAGATCCAACTTTAAGCTCCATAGGATGAAATTCAACTTCATGCTCAATAATGCTTGGTCAGAAAGGAACTAATCTTGCAGTTAAGAAGATTAGCGATTCCGGTATGCTCAGCAGGGTGGCAAAGGGCAAAGGTGTTGCAGTTCATCAACTAGACCAAAGGATTAGTCAACTGCGATAAAGCAACCCACATTTCTATTGATCTACCATACATCAATAGAAATATACATATTATGTACCTCTACAAAAATGCAACTCTATATATTTACACAGGAGGTTATGGATAACACATCAGAGCCAAGAAGATGAGATGGCAAGATCGAGGTTCAGGTCAAGGTTCAGATCAGCGGAAGCCTTAGGGCGGCGGTGGCCACTCACTCCTTGACCCCTTGCCAGCACGATGGCCTCCTCGGTGGTCATGCTCGAGATGTCAGTGTCACTACTCGCGGCCTCCTCCTCCCACTGGCCGATCGATAGCGTCAGGTCACACCCCGCCGCTGCCCGCTGCTTCTTCTGACACGTCTTGCCATTAGCGTGGCATGACCAGTCAGTCGCCTACAACAACGTACATGGTTAATTAGCCATGTCAAGAAGATTAACATATGACAATCAGtaccaatgtctttcttcattgctATATTTGATGTAGCACATTCTAGCTAGAAGCTTCATCTTTGTTTGAAAACATATATAGCACATGCATGTATAGTGGATGGTAAGTAAGGAAGACAATTAATTTGAGTAATATTTGCTTCCTCTAGATTTGTTGATATGTTAACTTTTAATGGTTAGTTTATGTATAAGTATAAGTCAATTCATGTTTGTCTCTAGCTTTTTTATTGATAAATATGATATATTAATATAGAAAATATATCAATTACACCTGATCTCTGCATCAACACGACGTCAAGAGCTTGTAAGACATCAGGAAAGATGTACAACAATAATCCTAGACGCGCCGAAGAATAAGGCATCTGAACACTAATTACCTCNNNNNNNNNNNNNNNNNNNNNNNNNNNNNNNNNNNNNNNNNNNNNNNNNNNNNNNNNNNNNNNNNNNNNNNNNNNNNNNNNNNNNNNNNNNNNNNNNNNNNNNNNNNNNNNNNNNNNNNNNNNNNNNNNNNNNNNNNNNNNNNNNNNNNNNNNNNNNNNNNNNNNNNNNNNNNNNNNNNNNNNNNNNNNNNNNNNNNNNNNNNNNNNNNNNNNNNNNNNAATCTCCTATCAAAAACTACCACCTAATTACAATCCTTGAATCCTTAACAACCAGTCTGTGTGAGTAGCATTACTCGATGTACACAATCAAATTAACTAACGAAAACACTTGATACCTACCTTCTCTGGTGTATTTAGCATGCCGGAGGAGTTCCATTGCAGCCGCCCTCTACTCTGCTCCCAGCTCCTGAAAACCTCCTCGATGGACGGTCTGCACAATGAGATAGCTAGCATCTTTAATAAACTCAATCATAAAAACGTATAAAAATTAATTAAGAGCGGAATTGATGATCCAATTATTGGTAGTACTCACATTTGGTACGGCGGTGACATCGAGTGGTGGCTGCGACGAAACACAGCATAAGAGGGAATATCGATCCTGTCTGAGGCCGACGTTGCCGTGATGTTCCCATCGATGCAATGATCTTGACGATGATTCACTGATGCATGGGGTGGGttgttgccgctgccgctgccgctggagCTTGATCTGTACATCTGGAGATGGCTTTTGATGTGAGATATACTGACTCTCTTTGTGCCCATCAGCTGAAGAATTCGCTTTGGTGTTGCCTCTGCGCACACAAGATATGTGAAGATAATTGATGTCAGCACACATCGACCGGCCTTGAAGAAATGAACTAAAAATTGGTactcttgttatttatttatttttgctgtatagctctttttattttttctggACATTATTCTTTgttctttttttaagaaaaaatCAATAAAAATACGCAGCAGAGTCCTGTTGTTTCCCTCAAAAATGTTGTGACGAGACTCGAGAGCACAGATGAATGGCAGAAAAGATTGATCAAAATCATGATGAGTGCTGTTTATTTTTGCAAAACGGCAGGTCCGCTGTCACTTCTTGCCAAAGTGAGCCAATATTAAATTAGAGATTAGAGAGATACAGAGAAATCAAGCACGCGGTTGTGAGTGAGCATCAATTTGATGGAACGGTAAGAAGACAATATTATCATTTTCATCATGCATGCATATCACGTGGGACTTTCTTTGATCATAATACCTCTGAGATGCATCGTCAAAAAAAAACGTACGAGAAGCGAGAAGCAAGAACTAACCGTCCTGGCCGCCGAGGCAGTCCACGGCCTCGATGAACTGCCGGTGAAGCTCCTCCGTCCAACGCATCCGCGGCTCGTCCGATCGGATGTACTGCCGGACACCTCTCCTCTCAAATCCTCTCATGCTTTTATCGTCCTCTCCCTGCAGCTAAGCTATCCGGCCTTCAACTCGGTCCGATCGATCCCAAACCCAAGCTTCTAGTATAAACACAGCTGATGATGCTTCTCCAGAATCAAGTTCCAATATAtatatggagagagagagagttttggtTTGGCCAAACAATGATGAACTCGAAGCTCAAGTACTATTTTTAAAGTACAAGCGTACTATATAGGGCCGATGTATGGAATGTGTGGATCCAAGAGAGAGCaagggagaaagagagagaagaggctGACTTTGCTGACCTAGTCCAGTCAAACATCCATGCTCACTTAACTTAGGTAGCTACCTAGAGAACAGAGGCCGGGAAGAATCAAGAGGAACGAGCCCAAATTCGAGAAAAAGTTGGCCTGTCCACATCCACGAGAGACACCCAAGTAGTACTGAAGTTCTTTCACACATATATGCGTCAACCCATCAAGCTCAGACTTAATTGATTTGTCTGGGTCTCTTCCCTTCACAGTGTGA
This portion of the Triticum dicoccoides isolate Atlit2015 ecotype Zavitan chromosome 7A, WEW_v2.0, whole genome shotgun sequence genome encodes:
- the LOC119331887 gene encoding uncharacterized protein LOC119331887; amino-acid sequence: MRGFERRGVRQYIRSDEPRMRWTEELHRQFIEAVDCLGGQDEATPKRILQLMGTKRVSISHIKSHLQMYRSSSSGSGSGNNPPHASVNHRQDHCIDGNITATSASDRIDIPSYAVFRRSHHSMSPPYQIPSIEEVFRSWEQSRGRLQWNSSGMLNTPEKATDWSCHANGKTCQKKQRAAAGCDLTLSIGQWEEEAASSDTDISSMTTEEAIVLARGQGVSGHRRPKASADLNLDLNLDLAISSSWL